The genome window CCGGGTTTGGCGGCTTCACGCCAATTCTTTGCTGCGGTTTTCCTGGCCATCCTCTGCCACGGGGGGGTGCCTTTTCAACCCGGCCCCGACGAGACACTCCACCGAGCAGCGCGAAGGGGCCGGGCACCGCACTCGGTACCCGGCCCCCACCAGCGGTTTGTGCCCCTACGGGCAGACCTACAGGCCGACCGCCTGCATCAGCTGGCCGACCTCGGGGTTGGTCAGCCGGCGCAGCCAGCCGGACTTCTGGTCGCCGAGCGCGATCGGGCCGAAGTGCGTGCGGACCAGCTTCTCCACCGGGAAGCCGGCCTCGGACAGCATCCGGCGGACGATGTGCTTGCGGCCCTCGTGCAGGGTGACCTCGACCAGGTAGTTCTTGCCGACGTTGGAGACCACCCGGAAGCTGTCGGCGCGGGCGAACCCGTCCTCCAGCTCGATGCCCTTGGCCAGCTGCTTGCCCAGGTCGCGCGGGATCGGCCCCTGGATCGCGGCCAGGTAGGTCTTGGTCACGCCGTACCGGGGGTGGGTCAGCCGGTGGGCCAGCTCGCCGTGGTTGGTGAGCAGGATGATGCCCTCGGTCTCGGTGTCCAGCCGGCCCACGTGGAACAGCCGGGTCTCCCGGTTGGTCACGTAGTCGCCCAGGCACTGGCGGCCGTCCGGGTCCTCCATGGTGGAGACCACGCCGGCCGGCTTGTTCAGCGCGAAGAACAGGTACGACTGGGTGGCGACGGTCAGGCCGTCCACCTTGATCTCGTCGTTCTGCGCGTCGACCCGCTTGCCCTGCTCGGTGACCAGCCGGCCGTTGACCTCGACCCGGCCCTGCTCGATCAGCTCCTCGCAGGCCCGCCGGCTGCCGACGCCGGCCCGGGCCAGCACCTTCTGCAGCCGCTCGCCCTGCTCGGCGGCCTCGCCGCCGGCCGGCTTGTCGTGCCGGCGCAGCACCGCGTCCTCGATCTTGGCCTGCAGCTCGCGCGAGCGCTGCGGCGGCTGGCGGCGCGGGTCGCCCGGGGCGCCCTGGCCCTCCCGGCGCGGGCGCGGCGCGGGGCCGGGCCGACGGCCGGCGTAGCCGCCGCGGGCCGGGGTGGCGTTCGGGCCGCCGCCGTACTCGGGGCGGTCGTAGCGGCGCTCCTCCGGGCGCAGCGGGCGGTCGGGGTAGCGGCGGTCGTCCCGCCGGTCGTCCCGGCGGTCACCGCCCTGCCGGCCCCGGTCGCCGTAGGAGTCGCGGCCACCGCGGCCCTGGCTCCCGCCCTGGCCGCCCTGGCCGCCGCGCGAGGAGCCGCCGCCGTAGGACGAGCCGCCCCGCGAGCCACCGCCGTGGGACGAGCCGCCCCGCGAGTCGCTGCCGCCGCGGCCCCCGCCGTAGGAGCCGCCCCCGCGACCACCGCCGCTGCTGCCGCCGCGACCGCCGCCGCCGCTGTTCCTGCCGTTACCGCTACTACGCATCAAATGTCCGTACGTTCGTCGTTCCATCGGGAAGTGCAAGTCGTGCCGGCCGACCTCACTCCACTTCCCGTGCGCTCGCGGCGGCCACCGCGTCCGCGATCGCCGTGCCTTCGAGGGACTCCGCTTCCACGTCGTCGACCTCGGGCAGGAAGGGGGCCAGCTCCGGCAGTTCGTCCAGGCCGCGCAGCCCCATCCGTTCCAGGAAGTAGCTCGTCGTCCGATACAGGATCGCACCTGTTTCGGGCTCGGTCCCGGTCTCTTCCACCAGGCCTCGCTGTACCAGGGTACGCATCACGCCGTCACAGTTCACACCGCGTACCGCCGAGACGCGGGATCTGGACACCGGCTGACGGTAGGCGACCACCGCCAATGTCTCCAGCGCGGCCTGGGTCAGCCGGGCCTGCTGGCCGTCCAGCACGAAGCGGTCCACGGCGGCGGAGCACTCCGCGCGGCTGTAGTAGCGCCAGCCGCCGGCCACCAGGCGCAACTCGAAGCCGCGGCCCTGGGCGGTGTACTCGGCGGCGAGCTCGCGCAGCGCGGCGGCCACCTCGGCCCTGGGGTGCTCCAGCACGTCCGCCAGCCGGGCCTCCGGGATCGGCTCGTCGGCCACCATCAGGACGGCCTCCAGACCGGGCCTGAGGGCCACCTCGGCGGTCCCTAGCTGCTCCGCGGGCTCCACCGAAGGCTCGGGCTCGGGCAGCGCCTCCGGCGAGGCCGCCGGCTCCGGCACCAGCACCTCCGGCTCGCCGGCGTGGGCCGGCTCCAGCCACTCGTCCTCGCGCACCTGCCCCGGCAGCCCGAGGCTGCGCCGCACCGGCCGCTGCTCGCTCACCGCTTCTTCTCCCTCTCCTGGCCGGCGTCCTCGCCCGGGGGCCGGTCGAACTCGTCGGTCACCTCGATCGCCGCCCGGTCCGCCTCGGCCACCCAACGGACCATCAGCGAGCCCAGCGGCTCCGGCTGGTCGAAGTCCAGCGCGCGCTCCCGGTAGAGCTCCAGCAGCGCCAGGAACCGGGCCACCACGACCAGCGAGCCGTCCGCGTCGGCCACCAGCTCGGCGAACGTGGCGGCACCGCGCGCCGCCAGCAGCTCCGCCACCAGCTGGGCCTGCTCCCGCACGCTCACCGGCGGGGTGTGGATGTGGTCCACGTACACGACCGGCTTGGGCTTGGGCGTCATCGCCTTCGCGGCCAGCTGGGCGAACCGCTCCAGCCCGACGTGGATCACCACCTCGGGCAGCAGTTCGGCGTGCTGCGGCTCCAGGCCGACGGTGCGCGGGTGGCGGCGGGCCTCGTCGGCCCAGCGCTGCTCGAACACCGCGGCCACCCGCTTGTACGCCCGGTACTGCAGCAGCCGGGCGAAGAGCAGGTCGCGGGCCTCCAGCAGGGCGAGGTCCTCCTCGTCCTCGACCTCGGCGGCGGGCAGCAGGCGGGCCGCCTTCAGGTCGAGCAGGGTGGCCGCGACCACCAGGAACTCGGTCGCCTGGTCCAGGTCCCAGTCCGGCCCCATCGCCCGGATGTGCGCCATGAACTCGTCGGTGACCCGGGAGAGCGCGACCTCGGTGACGTCCAGCTTGTGCTTGGCGATCAGCGAGAGCAGCAGGTCGAACGGACCCTCGAAATTGGCCAGCCGGACGGTGAAACCGGCGCGCGGCTGTTCGGCGGCGGCTTCGGAAGCGTCCTGGTCAGGGGCGGTGCTGGGCATGGCGGTCCATCTTCACACGCCCACCGCCCGGTCGAGCCGCTACGCGCTCAGCGGCCGCGCAACCTTCGCACCAGGATGCTGGCCTCACCGCGCTGCTCCAGGTCGGCCAGCACGACGGCGATCGCCTCGCGCACCACCCGGCCGCGGTCCACCGCCAGCCCGTGCTCGCCGCGGAGCACCAGGCGGGCGTGCTCCAGGTCCATCAGCTCCTCGGCGGAGACGTACACGGTGATCTTCTCGTCGTGCCGTTCCCGCCCGCTGGGGCGGCGCGGCGCCCGGGTGCGCGGGCGGCGCCGCAGGTTGCCGTCGGCCTCCTCCGGACCGGGGGCGGCGGCCGGCGGGCCGGCCTGGGCCGTCCGGGCCGCCGGGGCGGCGGCGCTCTCCGCGGTCCGGCCGCCGGGCACCCTCCCCCAGCCTTCGGCCGGGGGGACCCCCTTGCCGGGGGCGGCGGCGGGTCCGGCGGTGGTGCCGGCCGAGGGAGCGTCAGCCGAGGCGGCGTCAGGCTGCTGGGCACCGCTGCCGTCCGCCGGCTCGGCGGCGTTCTGACGGCTTGCCAGGGAGGGCGAGAGCGCCATCCCCCCGGTGGTGCGGAACAGCTCGTCGGCCCCCGGGAGGCTCACTCGACGGGGCGGCACCGGTCGAGCACCTCCCTGGCGAGCTGGCGGTAGGCGGCGGCGCCCACCGAGTTGGTGGCGTAGGTGGTGATCGGCTCGCCGGCCACCGTGGTCTCCGGGAACCTGACGGTCCGCCCGATCACGGTATGGAAGACGTGCTCGCCGAAGGCCTCGACCACCCGGGCCAGCACCTCGCGGGAGTGCACGGTCCGCGAGTCGTACATGGTGGCCAGGATGCCGT of Kitasatospora viridis contains these proteins:
- the scpB gene encoding SMC-Scp complex subunit ScpB, coding for MVADEPIPEARLADVLEHPRAEVAAALRELAAEYTAQGRGFELRLVAGGWRYYSRAECSAAVDRFVLDGQQARLTQAALETLAVVAYRQPVSRSRVSAVRGVNCDGVMRTLVQRGLVEETGTEPETGAILYRTTSYFLERMGLRGLDELPELAPFLPEVDDVEAESLEGTAIADAVAAASAREVE
- a CDS encoding pseudouridine synthase; this translates as MRSSGNGRNSGGGGRGGSSGGGRGGGSYGGGRGGSDSRGGSSHGGGSRGGSSYGGGSSRGGQGGQGGSQGRGGRDSYGDRGRQGGDRRDDRRDDRRYPDRPLRPEERRYDRPEYGGGPNATPARGGYAGRRPGPAPRPRREGQGAPGDPRRQPPQRSRELQAKIEDAVLRRHDKPAGGEAAEQGERLQKVLARAGVGSRRACEELIEQGRVEVNGRLVTEQGKRVDAQNDEIKVDGLTVATQSYLFFALNKPAGVVSTMEDPDGRQCLGDYVTNRETRLFHVGRLDTETEGIILLTNHGELAHRLTHPRYGVTKTYLAAIQGPIPRDLGKQLAKGIELEDGFARADSFRVVSNVGKNYLVEVTLHEGRKHIVRRMLSEAGFPVEKLVRTHFGPIALGDQKSGWLRRLTNPEVGQLMQAVGL